One Desulfitibacter sp. BRH_c19 genomic window carries:
- a CDS encoding 4Fe-4S ferredoxin produces the protein MPNYAMVIDLHKCAGCGACAITCKNENNVQEGFFWSNYVHKTTGEFPNVRFEFMPTLCNHCEDAPCVKACPVGAMYKDKNGMTLHDPEKCIGCKSCMIADPYGVIYFNKENPHKFWNSSENAVQDGTSSGKEVADKAGAPIPYYNPDREKTYAGIRPKGIVEKCSFCDHRVKDGVKPYCVESCPADARIFGDLDDPNSEISYLISKHGAKQLKAELGTKPKVFYIRSY, from the coding sequence ATGCCTAACTATGCAATGGTCATAGATTTGCATAAATGCGCAGGTTGTGGTGCATGTGCTATAACTTGTAAAAATGAAAATAATGTGCAAGAGGGCTTCTTTTGGTCAAATTATGTTCATAAAACTACCGGTGAATTTCCCAATGTCCGTTTTGAGTTTATGCCTACCCTTTGCAATCACTGTGAAGATGCACCTTGTGTAAAAGCATGTCCCGTAGGAGCCATGTATAAAGATAAAAATGGTATGACTTTACATGACCCGGAAAAATGTATTGGTTGTAAAAGTTGTATGATTGCCGACCCTTATGGGGTAATCTATTTTAATAAAGAGAACCCTCATAAATTTTGGAACAGTAGTGAAAATGCTGTCCAAGACGGGACTTCAAGTGGTAAAGAAGTAGCAGATAAAGCAGGCGCTCCCATTCCTTATTATAATCCAGATCGGGAAAAAACCTATGCGGGAATTAGGCCTAAGGGTATAGTTGAGAAATGTAGCTTTTGCGACCATAGGGTTAAAGATGGAGTAAAGCCATATTGTGTAGAATCCTGTCCGGCAGATGCCCGTATTTTTGGTGATTTGGATGACCCCAATAGTGAAATTAGTTATTTAATCAGTAAGCATGGAGCTAAACAACTAAAAGCTGAGTTAGGTACAAAGCCTAAGGTGTTTTATATTAGAAGTTATTAG
- a CDS encoding dehydrogenase: MKVSRRGFIKLSVAAGAVAGIKGKPMLTAFAENSDAANKLSQGQWKSTTCQGCTTWCPVQVYVVNGRAIKVRGNPNSKAMEGKVCPRAHISLQQVYDPDRIKVPMKRTNPKKGRNEDPQFVPITWDEAIDTIAEKMMELRGSNETHKYVTFRGRYTYMRDIIYDAFTKVYGSPNGISHSAICAEAEKFGAYYTEGFWDYRDYDLPNTRYVLLWGADPLASNRQVPRALNVWGDVLDRAKVAVIDPRLSATASKADEWLPVVPGEDGALALAMAHVILVEGLWSREFVGDFVDGINRFSSGVSVQEDIFQEKYTYGVVKWWNMELMNRTPEWAQDITGVPAEQIRRVAVDFAGNAPNVISWLAPGSAMQVRGAYAAMACHALNGLVGSVDNKGGTLQVMKIPANGIPSYDAYVDEIAAKGKKYPKMDQRGYKEFPALKKGASGGGVVTNRAADAILNEDPYEIKMAIGYWNNFAFSCSGASRWEKALEKLPFFVHITTNPAEMTKFADIVLPAAQHKYEKWGYVKSKANRYAYATMNQRVIEPLWDVRMDETEIPWLIAEKLAQKGYPNLFNYYKNEFQDPETGKKPTNGLEFTLYALKMFTQPMWDPALNSKGDKFQGWQDFQEKGVWNSEPYPFKEMWGNFHTETKMFEFYSETLKKSLEGHAEKHATDVDDIMKTCKFTVTGEHSFIPHYEPAFRWGEENEYPFIFFEHRSRLNREARSANSSWYQDCKDVDPGDEKWDDVAKINPVDGAKLGIKTGDKIRLISPTGHIECTTKLWEGVRPGTIAKCYGQGHWAYGRIAAKDFQKMLPRGGNNNELLPADYDRFSGSTARHGGVTRIKVEKV, encoded by the coding sequence ATGAAAGTTTCCCGTAGAGGGTTTATAAAATTATCAGTAGCTGCCGGTGCTGTTGCAGGTATTAAAGGTAAGCCGATGTTAACAGCTTTTGCAGAAAATAGTGATGCTGCCAATAAATTATCACAAGGCCAGTGGAAATCCACTACCTGCCAGGGGTGTACTACATGGTGTCCTGTTCAGGTATATGTAGTAAATGGCAGGGCCATAAAAGTTAGAGGTAACCCTAATTCCAAAGCAATGGAAGGAAAGGTTTGTCCCCGGGCTCATATATCACTCCAACAGGTTTATGACCCCGATCGTATTAAAGTACCGATGAAAAGAACAAATCCTAAGAAGGGCAGAAATGAAGATCCCCAGTTTGTTCCGATAACCTGGGATGAAGCAATTGATACTATTGCTGAAAAAATGATGGAACTGCGTGGAAGCAATGAAACTCATAAGTATGTGACATTCCGTGGTCGCTATACTTATATGCGTGATATTATCTATGATGCATTTACTAAAGTATATGGTTCTCCTAATGGAATTTCCCATAGTGCAATTTGTGCTGAAGCGGAGAAATTTGGGGCATATTATACAGAAGGTTTTTGGGATTATCGGGATTACGACCTGCCAAATACGAGATATGTACTATTATGGGGAGCAGACCCCTTAGCCTCTAATAGACAGGTTCCCCGTGCTCTTAACGTCTGGGGAGATGTTTTAGACAGGGCGAAAGTGGCAGTTATTGACCCCAGACTTTCAGCTACCGCCTCCAAGGCCGATGAATGGCTGCCCGTTGTGCCCGGAGAAGATGGAGCGTTAGCTTTAGCTATGGCCCATGTAATATTGGTAGAGGGCTTATGGTCTAGAGAGTTTGTCGGGGATTTCGTTGATGGTATTAATAGATTTAGTTCCGGTGTTTCGGTGCAGGAGGATATATTCCAGGAAAAATACACATACGGTGTAGTTAAATGGTGGAATATGGAGCTCATGAATAGAACTCCAGAATGGGCTCAGGATATAACTGGTGTACCTGCAGAACAAATAAGACGGGTAGCTGTAGATTTTGCTGGCAATGCTCCTAATGTTATCTCCTGGCTGGCACCTGGTTCTGCTATGCAGGTTAGAGGTGCTTATGCAGCAATGGCCTGTCATGCTTTAAATGGTCTGGTAGGCTCTGTTGATAATAAAGGCGGTACTTTGCAGGTAATGAAGATACCGGCTAATGGTATCCCAAGCTATGATGCATATGTAGATGAAATTGCTGCTAAAGGTAAAAAGTATCCTAAAATGGACCAACGGGGTTATAAGGAGTTCCCGGCATTGAAGAAAGGTGCATCTGGTGGTGGAGTAGTGACCAACCGTGCAGCCGATGCAATTTTAAATGAAGATCCTTATGAAATTAAAATGGCTATCGGTTATTGGAATAACTTTGCCTTCTCCTGTTCTGGAGCATCCAGATGGGAAAAAGCTTTAGAAAAGCTTCCATTCTTTGTTCATATTACTACTAACCCTGCTGAGATGACTAAGTTTGCAGATATTGTCTTACCGGCAGCCCAGCATAAATATGAAAAATGGGGCTATGTAAAATCCAAAGCTAACAGATATGCCTATGCCACCATGAACCAAAGAGTAATCGAACCACTGTGGGATGTACGGATGGATGAAACAGAAATACCCTGGTTAATAGCAGAAAAATTGGCTCAAAAGGGATATCCTAATTTATTTAACTATTATAAAAATGAGTTCCAAGATCCGGAAACAGGTAAAAAGCCAACTAATGGTTTAGAATTTACTTTATATGCTCTAAAGATGTTTACTCAACCCATGTGGGATCCAGCACTAAATAGTAAAGGCGATAAATTCCAAGGATGGCAAGATTTTCAGGAAAAAGGTGTTTGGAATTCGGAGCCATATCCTTTTAAAGAAATGTGGGGTAATTTCCATACCGAAACTAAGATGTTTGAGTTTTATAGTGAAACATTAAAAAAATCACTAGAAGGGCATGCAGAAAAGCACGCTACTGATGTTGATGATATAATGAAGACCTGTAAATTCACGGTTACTGGTGAGCATTCATTCATTCCTCACTATGAGCCGGCATTCCGCTGGGGTGAAGAAAATGAGTATCCCTTTATTTTCTTTGAACACAGGTCCAGATTAAATCGTGAAGCCCGCTCCGCTAACAGTTCCTGGTATCAGGACTGTAAAGACGTTGATCCAGGTGATGAAAAGTGGGATGACGTTGCTAAGATAAACCCGGTTGATGGAGCAAAATTAGGAATTAAAACAGGTGACAAAATTAGACTTATCTCACCCACAGGACATATTGAATGTACGACTAAGCTTTGGGAAGGTGTACGTCCTGGAACTATTGCAAAATGTTATGGTCAAGGTCACTGGGCTTATGGAAGAATAGCAGCCAAGGATTTCCAAAAGATGCTGCCCCGGGGTGGTAATAATAATGAACTGCTTCCTGCCGATTATGATAGATTTAGCGGCAGTACTGCCCGCCATGGCGGGGTTACCAGGATAAAAGTGGAAAAAGTTTAA
- a CDS encoding metallophosphoesterase — translation MRSRKISRRTFVIGGGMAFISYMFFEVKNVAVTKYSIPISNLPSTLNGFTILHLTDLHSKEYGNDQKQLIDLINRYKFDMVAITGDFVDKGNPRTDPAINLIKGLTDKPIFFVPGNHEWWNNYKIKEQLISEGVLVLENSNHKYFKGEEHMWIIGVDDPYLGKDNLDLALEGIDDSSPRLLLAHAPNIYPSAIQSNIDLVMTGHTHGGQVRLPIIGAIVAPGQGFFPKLDYGLFSSNSTKMVINGGLGESVLPIRFHNRPEIVLITLEAINE, via the coding sequence TTGAGGTCAAGAAAGATTTCACGGCGTACTTTTGTTATTGGTGGTGGAATGGCTTTCATATCTTACATGTTCTTTGAGGTTAAAAATGTTGCTGTAACTAAGTATAGTATCCCTATTAGTAACTTGCCTTCCACACTTAATGGCTTTACTATTCTTCATTTAACAGATCTTCATAGCAAAGAGTATGGTAATGACCAAAAACAGTTGATTGACTTAATAAATCGGTACAAGTTTGATATGGTTGCTATTACTGGGGACTTCGTTGATAAAGGCAACCCCCGAACAGATCCAGCTATCAACTTAATAAAAGGGTTAACTGATAAACCCATATTTTTTGTACCCGGTAATCACGAGTGGTGGAATAATTATAAGATAAAAGAACAACTCATCTCGGAGGGAGTACTTGTACTAGAGAATTCAAATCACAAATATTTTAAGGGTGAAGAGCACATGTGGATTATTGGTGTTGATGACCCTTATCTAGGAAAGGATAATTTAGATTTGGCCTTGGAAGGAATTGATGATTCTTCGCCAAGGTTACTATTAGCTCATGCACCGAATATTTATCCATCAGCAATTCAATCTAACATTGACTTAGTAATGACAGGGCATACTCATGGTGGTCAGGTGCGGCTACCGATTATAGGGGCAATTGTTGCACCAGGGCAAGGATTCTTTCCAAAGTTGGACTATGGCCTGTTTTCATCAAACTCCACAAAAATGGTAATTAATGGTGGACTAGGAGAAAGTGTATTACCTATTAGGTTTCATAATCGGCCCGAGATAGTACTAATAACATTGGAAGCGATAAATGAATAA
- a CDS encoding (2Fe-2S)-binding protein produces MEKILVSMTVNSRPITVSVKPYARLIDVLRNELDLTGTKEGCGVGECGACTVIIDDRNVNSCLVLAASMEGKEIITIEGLADEEKLHPLQDAFIKHNAVQCGFCTPGLLLSAKSLLDKNSKPTRDEIKVAISGNMCRCTGYEQVIDAIEEVGSKAKNDI; encoded by the coding sequence GTGGAAAAAATTCTAGTATCCATGACAGTCAATTCAAGACCTATTACTGTTAGTGTTAAACCCTATGCAAGGCTAATTGATGTGCTAAGGAATGAACTAGACCTTACAGGAACCAAGGAAGGCTGCGGAGTAGGCGAGTGTGGAGCATGTACAGTTATAATAGATGATCGAAATGTTAACTCATGTTTGGTATTAGCAGCTTCAATGGAAGGCAAAGAAATAATAACCATTGAGGGACTAGCAGATGAGGAGAAGCTTCATCCATTACAGGATGCCTTCATAAAGCATAATGCTGTGCAATGTGGTTTTTGTACACCTGGTTTGCTGTTAAGTGCAAAGAGTTTACTGGATAAAAACTCAAAGCCTACTAGAGACGAAATAAAAGTTGCAATCTCTGGAAACATGTGTAGGTGTACAGGATATGAACAAGTTATAGATGCCATTGAAGAGGTTGGGTCTAAGGCTAAAAACGATATATAA
- a CDS encoding UbiD family decarboxylase, producing the protein MNKIKDLRSFMNVLMDAGQLEEIEKEVSIDHELGSVLSTLEKDGLGAGYFKNIEGYNIPVIGGVLGNQERIALALDCKKEDIVEICSRALENPVKPCVVENAPCHENIILGDDVDLSKLPIPTHAPLDAGPFITGGVIVSKGLDGNTHNLSFQRMQVKGKDKMGIMINEWRHLKDFYDAAEAQEKLLPIAVVIGVDPVIMIAAGYRFDGDETEIAGSLRGEPIGVVKCKTSDIYVPATSEIVIEAEIIPNIREEEGPLGEFTGHYSEPWKSPTLIVKAICHRNSPIYQTISGASYEHINLGNVLPREPLLKKFTTYVSKNVTNVHIPPYGGGFLALVQLKKSNPGEPKNVALAAMTAYVNIKNVIVVDPDVDIFNPGDIMWAMSTRVKPEKDIFYVPNSQGHELDPCSDARGVQTKMGIDATLSEENKDYKRVVYENVNLKEYLSK; encoded by the coding sequence TTGAATAAAATAAAAGACTTAAGAAGTTTCATGAATGTTTTAATGGATGCAGGGCAGTTGGAAGAAATCGAAAAGGAAGTGTCTATAGACCATGAGTTAGGAAGTGTACTATCTACTTTGGAAAAGGATGGCTTAGGGGCAGGCTACTTCAAGAATATTGAGGGCTACAATATTCCGGTTATAGGTGGCGTTCTGGGTAACCAAGAAAGAATAGCACTTGCATTAGACTGCAAAAAAGAAGACATTGTAGAGATATGCAGCAGAGCATTAGAAAACCCAGTAAAGCCATGTGTGGTGGAAAATGCTCCATGCCATGAAAATATTATCCTTGGAGATGACGTGGATTTAAGTAAGTTACCCATACCTACTCATGCTCCTTTGGATGCAGGACCATTTATAACTGGAGGAGTTATAGTTTCCAAAGGGTTAGATGGTAACACCCATAACCTTTCTTTCCAGAGGATGCAGGTTAAGGGTAAAGACAAAATGGGGATTATGATCAATGAGTGGAGGCATCTAAAAGACTTCTATGATGCTGCTGAAGCTCAAGAGAAACTCCTTCCCATTGCTGTAGTTATTGGTGTAGATCCAGTAATTATGATAGCTGCAGGATATAGATTTGACGGTGATGAAACAGAAATAGCAGGCTCGTTACGTGGTGAACCCATTGGAGTTGTTAAGTGTAAGACATCTGACATCTATGTTCCAGCAACATCAGAGATAGTAATTGAAGCTGAAATAATTCCAAACATAAGGGAAGAAGAAGGACCTTTAGGAGAATTTACAGGGCACTATAGCGAACCATGGAAGAGTCCTACCCTTATTGTTAAGGCTATATGCCATAGAAATAGTCCAATCTACCAGACTATTTCAGGGGCTTCCTACGAGCATATTAATTTGGGTAATGTGTTACCCAGAGAACCATTATTGAAGAAGTTTACAACCTATGTATCAAAAAATGTTACTAATGTACACATTCCTCCCTATGGAGGAGGATTTTTGGCACTTGTACAGCTTAAAAAAAGTAATCCTGGAGAGCCCAAGAATGTTGCCCTAGCTGCAATGACAGCCTATGTTAATATCAAAAATGTAATCGTTGTTGATCCTGATGTAGACATATTTAATCCAGGAGATATTATGTGGGCAATGTCTACTAGGGTGAAGCCTGAAAAGGATATATTCTATGTACCAAACTCCCAGGGTCATGAGCTAGATCCATGCTCTGATGCTAGAGGGGTGCAGACCAAAATGGGAATTGATGCAACCTTATCTGAAGAAAACAAGGATTACAAACGTGTAGTCTATGAAAATGTGAACTTAAAGGAATACCTTAGCAAATAA
- a CDS encoding TRAP transporter — protein sequence MVSSEGKEIFKNIEIGPKTTVDHIKEEGIIQQGFFKLTFLLLALGLGIFSLYTGFFGLLETWQYRMIHLISILALVIVGDLVFLKRDSFLKRESIKNGFLQFLAVAMLTLLVGLTIYSYVQYENIIYRAGMPNFYDKVFGTFLIILVIYAGARRLGWVITGIVGIFIAYALFGNYLPGDLYHRGLSYDRFIDFMYNQTTGVLGVPIKVAAEYVIMFILFGGFLNKSGAGEFFIRLAFAMTGKLWGGPAKAAIVASALMGTINGSGVANAVATGSITIPLMKRVGYKPHFAAAVEAAASNGGMIMPPIMASVAFLIAEFTGTPYSKIMLYGLFPAALYFFAVMLMVHFEAKKTNLKPLEAAMIPNLWETFKKGWYFLLPIVVLVALLIKGFSPMRAATVGMGMMVILSYMRKETRMGIYEILSAIEEGIRNTIVVSVACAMAGIVVGVITSTGLGIKFSSIVLSLAGGNLFLALILTMISSIILGMGMTAAAVYVIVSALTVQALIDMGVLLMPAHFFVYYYGISSAITPPVALAAYGAAGIAGANQNLTALVACKLAVVTFLIPFAFIYNPAIMAIGTVSEVVLAVATASVGVVALSAGLSRWLLDKLQLWQQFILVAAGIGLFTHIYWANAAGIVVLSIIYVLQIRNRKKQKVLLCTLNKEL from the coding sequence ATGGTATCATCAGAGGGTAAGGAAATTTTTAAAAATATAGAAATCGGTCCAAAGACAACTGTGGATCATATTAAAGAAGAAGGAATTATCCAGCAGGGGTTTTTCAAACTGACTTTCTTGCTATTAGCTTTGGGTCTGGGTATTTTTTCTCTCTATACTGGCTTCTTTGGCTTATTGGAAACTTGGCAGTATAGAATGATTCACCTGATATCAATATTAGCTCTTGTTATTGTTGGGGACTTGGTCTTTTTAAAAAGGGATTCCTTTTTAAAGAGGGAATCCATTAAAAATGGCTTTTTGCAGTTCTTAGCTGTTGCCATGCTTACTTTACTTGTTGGGTTAACCATATATTCTTATGTTCAATATGAGAATATTATTTATAGGGCAGGAATGCCGAATTTTTACGATAAGGTTTTTGGTACTTTTTTAATTATTTTAGTGATTTATGCCGGTGCAAGACGACTAGGTTGGGTAATTACAGGTATAGTGGGAATATTCATCGCTTATGCTCTTTTTGGCAATTATTTGCCAGGTGACTTGTACCATAGGGGTTTAAGTTATGATAGGTTTATTGATTTTATGTATAACCAGACCACAGGAGTCCTAGGGGTGCCCATTAAGGTCGCTGCAGAATATGTGATTATGTTTATACTGTTTGGTGGCTTCTTAAACAAGTCAGGAGCAGGGGAATTCTTTATTCGTTTGGCTTTCGCTATGACAGGTAAGTTATGGGGTGGACCTGCTAAAGCAGCAATTGTTGCTAGTGCATTGATGGGAACTATCAATGGTAGTGGAGTGGCGAATGCTGTTGCAACCGGCTCTATAACTATTCCTTTAATGAAGAGGGTAGGATATAAGCCTCATTTTGCTGCCGCCGTGGAAGCAGCAGCTTCAAATGGGGGTATGATTATGCCGCCTATTATGGCCTCGGTTGCTTTTTTAATTGCTGAATTTACAGGTACACCTTATTCAAAGATTATGCTTTATGGTCTATTTCCTGCCGCACTTTATTTCTTTGCCGTAATGTTAATGGTTCACTTTGAAGCTAAAAAAACTAATTTAAAGCCTTTAGAAGCAGCAATGATTCCAAATCTGTGGGAAACCTTTAAAAAAGGTTGGTATTTCTTACTGCCCATAGTCGTTTTGGTGGCGTTACTTATTAAAGGTTTTAGTCCTATGAGAGCAGCAACCGTGGGTATGGGAATGATGGTGATCTTATCCTATATGCGCAAAGAAACCAGGATGGGTATTTATGAAATACTATCAGCTATTGAAGAGGGTATCCGAAATACCATTGTAGTGTCAGTAGCTTGTGCAATGGCCGGTATTGTAGTGGGGGTAATTACTTCTACAGGATTAGGCATCAAGTTCTCATCCATAGTTTTATCATTAGCAGGAGGAAATCTCTTCCTAGCCCTAATTTTAACCATGATAAGCTCAATTATTCTAGGAATGGGGATGACTGCGGCGGCAGTTTATGTAATTGTTTCAGCCTTAACTGTTCAAGCTCTAATTGATATGGGTGTATTATTAATGCCTGCGCACTTTTTTGTCTACTATTATGGAATTTCTTCTGCAATCACTCCACCAGTTGCCTTGGCAGCTTATGGTGCTGCTGGAATTGCAGGAGCCAATCAAAACTTGACGGCACTAGTAGCATGTAAACTTGCTGTGGTAACCTTCTTAATACCTTTTGCATTTATCTATAATCCTGCAATAATGGCTATAGGTACGGTTTCAGAAGTTGTCTTGGCTGTTGCAACTGCATCTGTTGGAGTAGTTGCCTTGTCGGCTGGTTTATCTAGGTGGCTGTTAGATAAGTTGCAGCTGTGGCAGCAGTTTATCCTAGTGGCAGCAGGGATTGGTTTGTTCACACATATTTATTGGGCTAATGCTGCTGGAATTGTAGTACTGTCAATAATTTATGTACTTCAAATCAGGAACCGTAAAAAACAAAAGGTATTGCTGTGCACCTTAAATAAGGAATTGTAA
- a CDS encoding TRAP ABC transporter substrate-binding protein: MKKRWLLVVLALVLVVALVVVAGCGQEPENNVDGNGEQKTEIKDVVIGSGGAGGSWYLLGAQLTEVLKDEIPDTTFTSVEGGAVTNIRHVDKGIDMDIGMAALPDIFNALEKSGPFSEEDITNVAPIINIAEDYVQLTVLAKSDIKSIADLKDKRILPGPKNWGIEFIMQELLALQDMTYESIQSNGGEVSFVSWGEAPSIINDGHADLVAFKGAYPTSNIMEIEANNKARVISIESDILEKFFIKNKGFYEGVIPAGTYQGQEEDAQTIAHTSVIFARKDLSEDFVYEFLTVLMDNADKFNQIKGVNLTDNPLKGIDPEILHPGAKRYYEENGIL, from the coding sequence ATGAAAAAAAGATGGTTGTTGGTAGTGCTAGCATTAGTTTTAGTTGTTGCTTTGGTAGTCGTAGCTGGTTGCGGTCAAGAGCCTGAGAACAATGTTGATGGAAATGGAGAACAAAAAACTGAAATTAAAGATGTTGTTATAGGATCCGGCGGTGCTGGAGGTTCATGGTATTTACTGGGTGCTCAGTTAACGGAAGTGTTAAAGGATGAAATCCCTGACACAACTTTTACTTCGGTTGAAGGGGGTGCAGTTACAAATATCAGACACGTAGATAAAGGTATAGATATGGATATTGGTATGGCTGCTCTTCCTGACATCTTTAACGCTCTTGAAAAGTCCGGTCCATTTAGCGAAGAAGATATTACAAATGTAGCACCAATTATCAACATTGCAGAGGACTATGTACAACTAACTGTGCTGGCTAAAAGTGATATTAAAAGCATAGCTGACCTTAAGGACAAACGAATCCTTCCTGGTCCAAAAAACTGGGGCATTGAGTTTATTATGCAAGAATTGCTCGCACTACAAGATATGACTTATGAAAGCATTCAGAGTAATGGAGGAGAAGTTTCTTTTGTAAGCTGGGGAGAAGCTCCAAGTATAATAAATGATGGTCATGCTGATTTAGTAGCTTTTAAAGGCGCTTACCCTACATCTAACATTATGGAGATTGAAGCAAATAATAAGGCTAGAGTCATCAGCATAGAGTCAGACATTCTAGAGAAATTCTTTATTAAGAACAAGGGTTTCTATGAAGGCGTTATTCCTGCAGGAACATACCAAGGGCAAGAGGAGGATGCGCAAACAATTGCTCACACTTCTGTTATCTTTGCCAGAAAGGACTTGTCGGAGGATTTCGTCTATGAATTTTTAACAGTACTTATGGATAATGCTGATAAGTTTAATCAAATCAAGGGTGTTAACCTTACAGATAATCCATTAAAGGGTATTGATCCTGAAATCTTACATCCTGGTGCAAAGCGTTACTATGAGGAAAACGGTATACTATAA
- a CDS encoding dihydroneopterin aldolase, with product MEKSDVLLLKGLQFWGSHGHFPEENRLGQKFVVDAEVSYDMSKICQSDVLEDGLSYVTVYNIIKKIVTEEEHKLVQRIAQRIADDVIACYPIKQIKVTIKKPAVAIGGIVEYTGCSIVREPNS from the coding sequence ATGGAAAAATCAGATGTTTTACTGTTAAAAGGACTACAGTTTTGGGGAAGTCACGGTCATTTCCCCGAGGAGAACCGCTTGGGTCAAAAATTTGTTGTGGATGCTGAGGTGTCCTATGATATGAGTAAAATATGCCAAAGCGATGTTTTAGAGGATGGGCTTAGCTATGTAACTGTTTACAATATTATTAAGAAAATAGTTACTGAAGAAGAACATAAACTGGTACAGAGAATAGCACAGAGAATAGCAGATGATGTCATTGCATGTTATCCTATTAAACAAATAAAGGTGACAATAAAAAAACCTGCAGTTGCCATAGGTGGGATTGTAGAATACACAGGTTGCTCTATAGTTAGAGAGCCGAATAGCTAG